The Microbacterium sp. LWO12-1.2 genome includes a window with the following:
- a CDS encoding protoporphyrinogen/coproporphyrinogen oxidase: protein MPEAPAPAVLAARAAETRIVVIGGGIGGLLAARECAKVGMRVTLLEAADAVGGAIRRTELDGISLDAGAESFATRGGHVRALLEELGLTERIVAPAAGPAWLAGIPGVGAAPLPVGGLLGIPANPFQDDVRRIIGWSGAWRAYVDRVRPPLTIGHQLSLGKLVASRMGAKVRDRLVAPVTTGVYSASPDDVDVDVAAPGLNAALTRVGSLSGAVQALRDTAAAGAAKAPGAAVEGLVGGMTVLIDALVADLARLEVDVRVGTPVERLSREGGGWRVIAAELADDDDDAPADSDDASVESPENEFLADAVIVATEESVARALLAETVPALATADAAEAPQIELVTLLLDAPALDAVPRGTGVLTVPGSHTAKALTHSTAKWAWVREAAGTRHVVRVSFGAQGEPAATAALDDDAAAALALSEASALLGVPLPASSLIAAERSRYIQSQPASIIGSGERRSAARSAVQKTPGLAVVGAWLAGTGLAQVVPDAVAEADRLRRALLWD, encoded by the coding sequence ATGCCTGAGGCGCCCGCGCCCGCCGTGCTCGCCGCCCGCGCCGCCGAGACGCGCATCGTCGTGATCGGCGGGGGCATCGGAGGTCTGCTGGCCGCGCGTGAGTGCGCCAAGGTCGGCATGCGGGTGACGCTGCTGGAGGCCGCGGATGCCGTCGGCGGAGCGATCCGCCGTACCGAACTCGATGGCATCTCGCTCGACGCCGGAGCGGAGAGCTTCGCGACCCGTGGCGGCCATGTGCGGGCACTGTTGGAGGAGCTCGGCCTCACCGAGCGCATCGTCGCACCCGCGGCGGGGCCGGCGTGGCTGGCCGGCATCCCCGGTGTCGGTGCGGCACCCTTGCCGGTCGGTGGCCTGCTCGGCATCCCCGCGAACCCGTTCCAGGACGACGTGCGCCGCATCATCGGCTGGTCCGGCGCCTGGCGCGCCTATGTGGACCGCGTGCGACCGCCGCTGACCATCGGGCACCAGCTCAGCCTCGGAAAGCTGGTGGCGTCGCGCATGGGCGCGAAGGTGCGCGACCGCCTCGTGGCTCCCGTCACGACCGGGGTCTACTCGGCATCGCCCGACGACGTCGACGTCGATGTCGCGGCCCCCGGGCTCAACGCCGCGCTCACCAGGGTGGGCTCCCTGTCCGGCGCCGTGCAGGCGCTGCGCGACACGGCCGCAGCCGGTGCGGCGAAAGCTCCGGGCGCCGCCGTCGAGGGGCTGGTCGGAGGGATGACGGTGCTGATCGATGCCCTCGTCGCAGACCTCGCCCGCCTCGAAGTCGATGTGCGTGTCGGCACCCCCGTGGAGCGCCTCTCACGCGAGGGAGGCGGCTGGCGAGTGATCGCCGCTGAGCTTGCGGATGACGACGATGACGCGCCGGCGGACTCCGACGATGCCTCCGTCGAGTCCCCCGAGAACGAGTTCCTCGCCGACGCGGTGATCGTCGCGACCGAGGAGTCCGTCGCCCGGGCCCTGCTCGCCGAGACCGTTCCTGCGCTCGCCACCGCTGACGCGGCCGAGGCGCCGCAGATCGAGCTGGTGACCCTGCTGCTCGACGCCCCCGCGCTCGACGCGGTGCCGCGCGGCACCGGAGTGCTCACGGTGCCGGGCAGTCACACCGCGAAGGCGCTCACACACTCCACCGCCAAGTGGGCCTGGGTGCGCGAGGCCGCGGGGACCCGCCATGTCGTGCGCGTGTCATTCGGCGCGCAGGGAGAGCCGGCGGCGACCGCCGCGCTCGATGACGATGCTGCCGCAGCCCTGGCGTTGAGCGAAGCCTCTGCGCTGCTGGGCGTGCCGCTTCCTGCCTCGTCCCTCATCGCCGCCGAGCGCTCCCGCTACATCCAGTCGCAGCCCGCGTCGATCATCGGCTCGGGTGAGAGGCGGTCGGCAGCGCGGTCCGCCGTGCAGAAGACGCCGGGGCTGGCTGTCGTCGGCGCCTGGTTGGCGGGCACAGGGCTCGCGCAGGTCGTGCCGGATGCCGTGGCCGAAGCGGATCGACTTCGCCGCGCGCTGCTCTGGGATTGA
- the hemE gene encoding uroporphyrinogen decarboxylase, with the protein MALSDAPLLRALAGDRPAQTPVWFMRQAGRSLPEYRELRVGTRMLDACLTPELAAEITLQPVRRHGVDAAVFFSDIVIPLRLAGVEVEIEPGRGPVFANPVRSVADVDRITAIDPASLDSTAIAEAVRLVTAELGDTPLIGFAGAPFTLAAYLVEGGPSKEHLRARAMMHADPASWNKLAGWLAQISRAFLVAQSDAGASAVQLFDSWAGSLNPADYRAFVAPHSRAALEGIDIPKIHFGVGTGPFIADMRLDGAVDGVGVDWRQPLDEAAAILGPDTTVQGNIDPALLSAPWPVLEAHVRDVLARGRSARAHILNLGHGVPPETDPDQLTRIVELVHADA; encoded by the coding sequence ATGGCCCTCTCCGATGCTCCTCTCTTGCGCGCCCTCGCCGGTGACCGCCCGGCCCAGACCCCGGTCTGGTTCATGCGTCAGGCGGGTCGGTCGCTGCCGGAGTACCGCGAGCTGCGCGTCGGCACACGGATGCTGGACGCCTGCCTCACCCCGGAGCTCGCGGCCGAGATCACGCTGCAGCCGGTGCGCCGGCACGGCGTGGACGCCGCGGTGTTCTTCAGCGACATCGTGATCCCGCTGCGTCTCGCGGGTGTCGAGGTCGAGATCGAGCCCGGTCGCGGCCCGGTGTTCGCGAACCCGGTGCGCAGTGTCGCCGACGTGGACCGGATCACCGCGATCGACCCCGCGTCGCTGGACTCGACCGCGATCGCCGAGGCGGTGCGTCTGGTGACGGCCGAGCTCGGCGACACCCCGCTCATCGGCTTCGCCGGTGCGCCCTTCACGCTGGCTGCGTACCTCGTCGAGGGTGGTCCTTCCAAGGAGCACCTGCGCGCGCGGGCCATGATGCACGCGGACCCCGCATCCTGGAACAAGCTGGCCGGATGGCTCGCGCAGATCTCTCGGGCCTTCCTGGTCGCCCAGAGCGACGCCGGAGCATCCGCCGTGCAGCTCTTCGACTCGTGGGCCGGCTCGCTCAACCCGGCCGACTACCGCGCGTTCGTGGCTCCCCATTCCCGCGCCGCGCTCGAGGGCATCGACATCCCCAAGATCCACTTCGGCGTGGGAACAGGACCGTTCATCGCCGACATGCGTCTCGACGGCGCGGTCGACGGTGTCGGCGTCGACTGGCGTCAGCCGCTCGACGAGGCCGCCGCCATCCTCGGCCCCGACACGACGGTGCAGGGGAACATCGACCCGGCGCTGCTGTCGGCGCCGTGGCCGGTGCTCGAGGCGCACGTGCGCGACGTGCTGGCCCGGGGCCGCTCGGCCAGGGCGCACATCCTCAACCTCGGCCACGGCGTCCCGCCGGAGACCGACCCCGATCAGCTGACCCGCATCGTCGAGCTGGTGCACGCGGATGCCTGA
- a CDS encoding glutamyl-tRNA reductase: protein MLLCVTASHKTATFDLLERLSRTPDGVAPTLVEMAPCVQGAVVLATCNRFEAYVEMDEPVTAAGAIGVEAVLEAVEAVTGVPAAELDGAYTVHSGRRVAEHLFSVASGLESVVSGEGEIAGQVRRALKSARKEGTTSPELERLFQRASQAQRKVKNVTALGRAGRSLVRLALELADSRIADWSAERVLLVGTGAYAAVTLATLRERGAVNISVYSPSGRAEIFAAKHGIRPVSADDYARTAARSSLLITCTTATEPVLGPEQLQAPTGPAAIGCPVGAHNQLVVDLGMPRNVDPAVATLEGVALLDLETIRLHAPLEELQATDAARSVVREAADTFHVVGERQSVTPAVVALRSHVFSLLESEIDRARARGDEDGRVEQALRHLSAVLLHTPTTRAHELAAAGRADEFTAALGALYGIVPVADAAADGATPASA, encoded by the coding sequence GTGCTGCTGTGTGTCACGGCGAGTCACAAGACCGCCACATTCGATCTGCTCGAACGCCTGAGCCGCACCCCCGACGGCGTCGCCCCCACTCTCGTGGAGATGGCTCCGTGCGTGCAGGGTGCGGTCGTTCTCGCGACGTGCAATCGGTTCGAGGCGTACGTGGAAATGGACGAACCGGTCACTGCGGCCGGCGCGATCGGCGTCGAGGCCGTGCTGGAAGCGGTCGAAGCCGTCACCGGCGTCCCGGCCGCCGAACTCGACGGCGCCTACACCGTGCACTCCGGCCGTCGCGTGGCAGAGCACCTGTTCTCCGTCGCCTCCGGGCTCGAGTCCGTCGTCTCCGGCGAGGGCGAGATCGCCGGCCAGGTGCGTCGCGCACTGAAGTCGGCCCGCAAGGAGGGCACTACCTCCCCCGAGCTCGAGCGACTGTTCCAGCGCGCCAGCCAGGCGCAGCGCAAGGTCAAGAACGTCACCGCCCTCGGCCGCGCCGGCCGCTCGCTGGTGCGTCTCGCGCTCGAACTCGCCGACAGCCGCATCGCCGACTGGTCCGCCGAGCGCGTTCTACTGGTGGGCACCGGAGCGTATGCGGCCGTCACCCTTGCGACTCTCCGCGAGCGCGGCGCCGTGAACATCTCGGTGTACTCGCCCTCCGGACGTGCAGAGATCTTCGCCGCGAAGCACGGCATCCGTCCTGTCTCGGCGGATGACTACGCCCGCACCGCGGCGCGGTCGAGCCTGCTGATCACCTGCACCACCGCGACAGAGCCGGTCCTCGGACCAGAGCAGCTCCAGGCGCCGACGGGTCCCGCGGCGATCGGATGCCCGGTCGGTGCGCACAACCAGCTCGTCGTCGACCTCGGCATGCCGCGCAACGTCGACCCCGCCGTCGCCACGCTCGAGGGCGTCGCGCTGCTCGACCTCGAGACCATCCGCCTGCACGCGCCGCTCGAGGAGCTCCAGGCGACCGATGCCGCCCGCAGCGTCGTGCGCGAGGCCGCGGACACCTTCCACGTGGTGGGTGAGCGCCAGAGCGTGACCCCGGCCGTCGTCGCACTGCGGTCGCACGTCTTCTCGCTGCTCGAATCCGAGATCGATCGTGCCCGCGCACGGGGCGACGAGGACGGACGCGTCGAGCAGGCGCTGCGCCACCTCTCCGCCGTGCTGCTGCACACCCCCACGACCCGCGCGCACGAACTGGCCGCCGCCGGTCGCGCCGACGAATTCACCGCCGCACTCGGCGCCCTGTACGGCATCGTGCCAGTGGCTGACGCCGCGGCCGACGGCGCCACCCCCGCCTCGGCCTGA
- a CDS encoding HhH-GPD-type base excision DNA repair protein, with protein sequence MALHITGDTAADALLTDNPLALLVGMLLDQQVPMETAFAGPLKIEQRTGATDAAAIAGMAPDEFLEAFRQTPAVHRFPGSMATRVQTLCQTLVDDWDGDAAALWTKGDPSGAEVLKRLKALPGFGEQKAKIFLALLGKQYGFTGEGWREAAGAYGEEGSFRSVADIVSPESLTQVREHKKAMKAAAKKG encoded by the coding sequence ATGGCCCTTCACATCACCGGAGACACCGCCGCTGACGCCCTGCTCACCGACAACCCGCTGGCGCTGCTGGTCGGGATGCTGCTGGACCAGCAGGTCCCCATGGAGACCGCCTTCGCTGGGCCTCTGAAGATCGAGCAGCGCACCGGCGCGACGGACGCCGCCGCGATCGCCGGCATGGCCCCGGACGAGTTCCTCGAGGCCTTCCGGCAGACCCCCGCCGTGCACCGGTTCCCCGGATCGATGGCCACCCGCGTGCAGACGCTGTGCCAGACGCTCGTCGACGATTGGGACGGTGATGCCGCCGCGCTCTGGACCAAGGGCGATCCCTCGGGTGCCGAGGTGCTGAAGCGCCTGAAGGCCCTGCCCGGATTCGGCGAGCAGAAGGCCAAGATCTTTCTCGCGCTGCTGGGCAAGCAGTACGGATTCACCGGCGAGGGCTGGCGCGAGGCCGCCGGCGCATACGGCGAGGAGGGCTCGTTCCGTTCGGTCGCCGACATCGTCTCCCCCGAGTCGCTCACGCAGGTGCGCGAGCACAAGAAGGCGATGAAGGCCGCGGCCAAGAAGGGCTGA
- a CDS encoding DUF1801 domain-containing protein, with the protein MEKTGQDVQEYLAAVTPTRRRDDALVVLDIMREITGREAEMWSSGIVGFGTCHYRYPTGTEGLTGILGFAPRKASLTVYVFEGFDTHREALAQLGPHTTSVSCLYIKDLSKIDLDILRGILQHSYEWMLAGGSDYAALTIID; encoded by the coding sequence ATGGAGAAGACGGGTCAGGACGTCCAGGAGTACCTCGCTGCCGTGACGCCCACGCGCCGGAGGGACGATGCGCTGGTCGTGCTCGACATCATGCGCGAGATCACCGGCCGCGAGGCGGAGATGTGGTCGAGCGGAATCGTCGGTTTCGGCACCTGCCACTACCGCTACCCCACCGGCACCGAGGGCCTCACCGGCATCCTCGGGTTCGCTCCGCGCAAGGCCTCACTCACGGTGTACGTCTTCGAAGGCTTCGACACCCATCGCGAGGCGCTCGCGCAGCTCGGCCCGCACACCACGAGCGTCTCGTGCCTTTACATCAAGGACCTGTCGAAGATCGATCTCGACATCCTGCGAGGGATCCTGCAGCACTCCTATGAGTGGATGCTGGCGGGCGGCTCCGACTACGCCGCCCTCACGATCATCGACTGA
- a CDS encoding glycine--tRNA ligase, with translation MAEQSRLDKVIALARHRGFVFQAGEIYGGSRSAWDYGPLGTELKENIRRQWWQTFVRGRGDMVGLDSSIILPKRVWEASGHVATFTDPLVECLQCHKRFRADNLIEDFEARKGRKAENGLADIPCPNCGTKGQYTEPKAFSGLVKTYLGVVDDESGLYFLRPETAQGIFVNFSNVLTASRKKPPFGIGQVGKAFRNEITPGNFIFRTREFEQMEIEFFTPPADAQEWFEHWVEACWNWFIDLGIDPENMRQFDVPEDDRAHYSAGTIDVEYKFGFAGKEWGELMGVANRTDYDLSSHSEASGQSLTYFDQATGERYTPYVIEPSFGLTRAMMAFLVDAYVEEQVPNAKGGTDVRTVLKLDPRLAPVKAAVLPLSRNEKLSPLAREVADTLRASWAVDFDDAGAIGRRYRRQDEIGTPFCVTVDFDSLEDRAVTVRDRDTMAQERVSIDDLHAYLAERLRGA, from the coding sequence ATGGCCGAACAGTCCCGCCTCGACAAGGTCATCGCCCTCGCCCGCCACCGCGGGTTCGTGTTCCAAGCGGGTGAGATCTACGGCGGTTCCCGGTCGGCCTGGGACTACGGCCCTCTCGGCACGGAGCTCAAGGAGAACATCCGCCGGCAGTGGTGGCAGACGTTCGTGCGCGGCCGTGGTGACATGGTCGGCCTGGACTCCAGCATCATCCTGCCCAAGCGCGTGTGGGAGGCGTCGGGTCACGTCGCGACCTTCACCGACCCGCTGGTCGAGTGCCTGCAGTGCCACAAGCGCTTCCGCGCCGACAACCTGATCGAGGACTTCGAGGCGCGCAAGGGCCGCAAGGCCGAGAACGGCCTCGCCGACATCCCCTGCCCGAACTGCGGCACCAAGGGGCAGTACACCGAGCCCAAGGCGTTCTCCGGTCTGGTGAAGACGTACCTCGGCGTGGTGGACGACGAGTCCGGCCTGTACTTCCTGCGCCCCGAGACCGCGCAGGGCATCTTCGTGAACTTCTCGAACGTGCTCACCGCCAGCCGCAAGAAGCCGCCGTTCGGCATCGGCCAGGTCGGCAAGGCGTTCCGCAACGAGATCACCCCCGGCAACTTCATCTTCCGCACCCGCGAGTTCGAGCAGATGGAGATCGAGTTCTTCACACCTCCCGCCGATGCGCAGGAGTGGTTCGAGCACTGGGTCGAGGCCTGCTGGAACTGGTTCATCGATCTGGGCATCGACCCCGAGAACATGCGCCAGTTCGACGTGCCGGAAGACGACCGCGCGCACTACTCGGCCGGCACGATCGACGTCGAGTACAAGTTCGGCTTCGCGGGCAAGGAGTGGGGCGAGCTCATGGGTGTCGCCAACCGCACCGACTACGACCTCTCCAGCCACAGCGAGGCGTCTGGCCAGAGCCTGACCTACTTCGACCAGGCCACGGGCGAGCGCTACACGCCGTATGTGATCGAGCCGTCGTTCGGCCTCACGCGCGCCATGATGGCGTTCCTCGTCGACGCCTACGTCGAGGAGCAGGTGCCCAACGCCAAGGGCGGCACGGACGTGCGCACGGTGCTCAAGCTCGATCCGCGCCTCGCGCCGGTGAAGGCCGCTGTGCTCCCGCTGTCGCGCAACGAGAAGCTGTCGCCGCTCGCCCGTGAGGTCGCCGACACGCTGCGTGCCTCCTGGGCCGTCGACTTCGACGATGCGGGCGCGATCGGTCGCCGCTACCGTCGTCAGGACGAGATCGGCACCCCGTTCTGCGTCACGGTCGACTTCGACTCTCTCGAAGACCGGGCCGTCACGGTGCGCGACCGCGACACCATGGCGCAGGAGCGCGTCTCGATCGACGACCTGCACGCCTACCTCGCGGAGCGCCTGCGCGGCGCCTGA
- a CDS encoding peptide MFS transporter, with protein sequence MSAAQPTRPTRDEDTRFFGQPWSLVHIFGVEMWERFSFYGMQGILLIYLYYSTTQGGLGIPEAVAGGIVGAYGGSVYLSTILGAWLADRLFGSERVLFVSAVVIVAGHIALALLPGLLGVGVGLVLVALGSGGLKANATSVVGTLYAPDDPRRDAGFSLFYLGINLGAFLGPILTGILQSTLGFHYGFGLAAIGMTLGLVQYSFGRKALPESARAVPNPLPSARYPLVIGIAVAAIVLVAVLVLTGVIRDDNLAVIVIGLTVIASIAYFAVILSSRRVDSTERSRVWGFLPLFVTSVAFWSLYQQQFTVLTVYSDKRLDRMLFGIEIPVSTVQSINPVFIIILSGVFAAVWTRLGSRQPSTPTKFGISAIVMGCAFLLFLPFANGGENSTPLLAIVGILFVFTVAELLLSPVGLSVATKLAPAAFRTQMVALFFLSIALGTAISGWLVQFYDPKNEVPYFSTLGAIAILVGIGLLLSVKPVLRLMKGVR encoded by the coding sequence ATGAGCGCAGCGCAGCCCACCCGTCCGACCCGCGACGAGGACACCCGCTTCTTCGGCCAGCCGTGGTCTCTGGTGCACATCTTCGGGGTGGAGATGTGGGAGCGGTTCAGCTTCTACGGCATGCAGGGCATCCTGCTGATCTACCTGTACTACTCCACGACTCAAGGCGGACTGGGCATCCCCGAGGCGGTCGCGGGTGGCATCGTCGGTGCGTACGGCGGGTCCGTGTACCTCTCGACGATCCTCGGCGCCTGGCTCGCCGACCGGCTCTTCGGTTCGGAGCGTGTGCTGTTCGTGAGCGCGGTCGTGATCGTCGCCGGACACATCGCCCTCGCGCTCCTGCCCGGCCTCCTCGGCGTGGGCGTGGGTCTCGTGCTGGTCGCGCTCGGCTCCGGCGGACTCAAGGCCAACGCCACGTCCGTGGTCGGCACGCTCTACGCCCCCGACGACCCCCGCCGCGATGCGGGCTTCTCGCTCTTCTACCTCGGCATCAACCTCGGCGCGTTCCTCGGACCGATCCTCACCGGCATTCTGCAGTCCACGCTGGGCTTCCACTACGGCTTCGGCCTCGCCGCGATCGGCATGACGCTGGGTCTCGTGCAGTACTCATTCGGCCGCAAGGCCCTGCCGGAGTCCGCCAGGGCGGTGCCGAACCCGCTGCCCTCCGCCCGCTACCCGCTGGTGATCGGCATCGCCGTCGCGGCGATCGTGCTCGTGGCCGTGCTCGTGCTCACCGGTGTCATCCGCGACGACAACCTCGCCGTCATCGTGATCGGGCTGACCGTGATCGCCAGCATCGCGTACTTCGCGGTGATCCTGAGCAGCCGACGTGTCGACAGCACCGAACGCTCGCGCGTGTGGGGATTCCTGCCGCTGTTCGTGACCAGTGTCGCCTTCTGGTCGCTGTACCAGCAGCAGTTCACAGTGCTCACCGTCTATTCCGACAAGCGGCTGGATCGGATGCTGTTCGGCATCGAGATCCCGGTCTCGACCGTGCAGTCCATCAACCCGGTCTTCATCATCATCCTGTCCGGCGTCTTCGCCGCGGTATGGACCCGGCTGGGCAGCCGTCAGCCGTCGACACCGACGAAGTTCGGCATCAGTGCGATCGTGATGGGCTGCGCGTTCCTGTTGTTCCTGCCCTTCGCGAACGGGGGGGAGAACTCGACTCCGCTGCTCGCGATCGTCGGCATCCTCTTCGTGTTCACGGTCGCCGAGCTGCTGCTCTCACCGGTCGGCCTCTCCGTCGCCACCAAGCTCGCGCCTGCGGCGTTCCGCACGCAGATGGTGGCGCTGTTCTTCCTGTCGATCGCCCTCGGCACGGCGATCTCGGGCTGGCTCGTGCAGTTCTACGACCCGAAGAACGAGGTGCCCTACTTCTCGACTCTGGGCGCGATCGCGATCCTGGTCGGCATCGGGCTGCTGCTCTCGGTCAAGCCCGTGCTGCGACTCATGAAGGGCGTGCGCTGA
- a CDS encoding GNAT family N-acetyltransferase — MRTIRDLDTVELILDAQGILDSIRGPERVIDAGTLRALQQSGNYVVGLFDGEGDEERMVGASIAFFGAPGQRAMHSHITALIPEYRGRGWGRELKEHQRQWAFSRDVGRITWTFDPLVARNAHFFLTVLGARVTGYAVNVYGIFGGGDAGDESDRLDVEWALADIAKPPAADLVVETLEIPSDIESLRETDAAAAHEWRTRLRAEMEERLGRGLRIAGFDVERGYLFTA, encoded by the coding sequence GTGCGAACCATCCGTGATCTCGACACCGTTGAACTCATCCTCGACGCCCAGGGCATCCTCGATTCCATCCGAGGCCCCGAGCGCGTCATCGATGCCGGCACCCTGCGCGCGCTGCAGCAATCCGGCAACTACGTCGTCGGACTGTTCGACGGCGAGGGCGACGAGGAGCGCATGGTCGGCGCCTCGATTGCGTTCTTCGGCGCACCGGGGCAGCGGGCGATGCACTCGCACATCACGGCGCTGATCCCCGAGTACCGCGGGCGCGGCTGGGGGCGCGAGCTCAAGGAGCACCAGCGCCAATGGGCGTTCTCGCGCGACGTCGGTCGCATCACCTGGACGTTCGACCCGCTCGTGGCCCGCAACGCGCACTTCTTCCTCACCGTGCTCGGCGCGCGCGTGACGGGGTACGCCGTGAACGTGTACGGCATCTTCGGCGGCGGCGACGCGGGCGACGAGAGCGACCGTCTCGACGTCGAGTGGGCGCTCGCCGACATCGCCAAGCCCCCGGCGGCTGACCTCGTGGTCGAGACCCTCGAGATCCCGTCAGACATCGAGTCGCTGCGCGAAACCGATGCGGCCGCTGCCCACGAATGGCGCACGCGTCTGCGCGCCGAGATGGAGGAGCGGCTCGGCCGCGGCCTGCGCATCGCGGGCTTCGACGTGGAGCGCGGCTACCTCTTCACCGCCTGA